TGCGGTAGGCGCCGAAGTCGATGGAGTGGACGTTCTGCGCGGAGGAGGCGTCGATGCCGCGCGGCACGGTCCAGCCGTGGGCGACCACGGCGCCGGACGCGTTCTTCAGCTGCCAGGGCAGCTTCTCGGTGGCGTCGGTGACCAGGGTGGCGTTCTTCGGCCCGGCGGGCAGATAGGCGACCTGGTTGACCCGCACCCGCGGCCCGGTGTCCGGCTCGTAGACCTCGGGTGGGACACCGCCCAGCAGCGAGGCGTCGTCCATGCAGAAGCGCCACGCGTCCGCACTGCCGCCGAGCTGGAAGGCGACCTGCCCCTGCGGGGTGTCGACGGGCGAGGTGAAGGTGTACGCATACGAGTTCCCGGAGACGCTCAGCTCCGGTGTCACCTCGAAGTAGGTGTCGTACGGCGCCGCCGACAGGCCGACGATCGCCCGCACGACGTGCCCCTCGGGCGAGCCGTTCGCGGTGAAGGAGAACCGGTACGACTCCCCCTTCACCAGGGCGATGTCGTACTGGCCGACGCCGGCGTCCCAGGGGTTGGTGGTGCCGCCCGGGACGTTCGCGCAGAGCTGCCCGTCGGACAGGCCGGCGGTGACGTTGCTGGTCGTCCACCACGGGTCGGTGGTGGTGTCGAAGGTGCCGTTCTTCAGCTGCTCGACCTCTTCGGCGCCGGCCGGTGCGGCGGTCAGGCCTGCGACCAGCAGGGCCGTCAGGGTCAGCAGGGTGGTTCTGCGTCGTTTCACGTCTGGGCTCCTCGGGTGGGGGGCGGGTTACGCTCGGGGTGGGAGCGCTCCCAGAGGCGGACGCAGCCATGTTTGTTGGCGACATGACAGTCCGTCAACGGTCCGGACGGGCGGCTTTCGGCTGCGGCGCCGTCGTGGCTGGTCGCGCCCACGCGGCGGTAGCCGCATATCGAAACAGCCCCGCCCCCCCTGAAGGGGCGCGGCTGAGCCCGGCGTCCGGACCGTGACGTGGCTCAGGTGGCCGGCGCCTCCAGCTTGCTGATGCGTATCGCCCCTCGGGGCTCCCCCGGGTGGGCGCTGGTCAGGATCAGTCGCAACCGGGACCCTCGTACCGCGTCGAAGGTGATGACGCTCGGCGCGTCCGAGGCGGTGGCCCAGTCGACGGACGCCCCCTCCACCGGCACGTACCGCCGGCCGTCCCACACCTCCGCCACCACCGACGCGGGCAGAGTGTGCGGGGCGTCCACCGTGAAGGAGACCTCCACCCGGTCGATGGTCCGTGCCCGCCCGAAGTCGACGGAGACCCAGTCCTCGGGCCGGGCTCCGTCGAAGGCCGGCAGCAGGGCCGTGGCCGCCTTGAGAAAGCCGTTGGACCAGCCGGTGGCCGGGTCGCCGTCGAGCATGGCGGCCGGGAGGGTGTCCGGGCGGCCGGAGTAACTGGCGTCCGCAGAGGGGTGGTTCGCAGGCGTCGGACAGTCGGGCTCGAACTCCGCGGCCGGGGTGAGCGCGGCCGACCGGGCGGGTGTCGTGCGCACGCTCACGTTGCCCGCCCGCAGGCCCTCGGCCCGTGCGGTCACCTTCAAAGAGCCCGCCTTCGTACCGGACCGTACGATCGCCAGCGCCTTGCCGCAGAAGGCCGTTCGCGTACTGGCCTGGTAGCGCTCGGCGCTCTCCTCTCGGCCGTTGTCGAGGCCGGCGAGCGAGCCGCCCGTCACCTCGAAGGCGATCAGGTCCTCGGTGTCGGGCACCACCACACCCCGGGCGTCGATGACCTCGGCGGTCACGAAGACCAGCGAACGGCCGTCGGCGGCAAGGGCCTTGCGGTCGGCGGTGAGCCGTACGGCCTTCGGCGCGCCGGCCGTGCGCAGCACATCGGTGGCGACCACCTTGCCGTCCCTGCGCGCCACCGCCTTCAACTCACCTGCCCTGTATGGCACTTTCCAGGTCAGATGGAGCTTGCCCGCGCTGCCGTTCGGGCTGGTGTAGCTGCCGGGGAAGGGACCGTCGGTGAAGGTCTTGTCGTCGCCGGTCGCCTCGGTCGTCTCCAGGTAGGCCCGGCCGTCGACGGTCCTCTTGGTGTCGAACGTCCGCGTGCCGAGGGACTTTCCGTTGAGGAAGAGCTCGACGGTGTCGACGTTGGAGTACGCCCACACCTCGACCGTGTCGCCCTCCCGGTGGTTCCAGGTCATCGGCAGCAGGTGGACCATCGGCTCGTCGACCCACTGGCTGCGGAACAGGTGGTACATGTCCTTCGGGAAGCCGGCCGTGTCGACCGCGCCGAAGAAGGACGCCTTCACCGGGAAGACGTCGTACGGCGTGGGCTCGCCGATGTAGTCGATGCCCGACCACAGGAACTGCCCGGCGAACCACTTCCGGTCCCGGTCCTTCTTGTGCCCGTACTCGCCGCTCATGGTCCAGGAGGCGAGGTTGTTGTCGTACGACGAGGTCGACCGCCTGCCCGGCGTGTGGTTCTCGCCGGTGTTGAGGCGCTCGGGCTCCTGGTAGGCGCCGCGCGTGGACGTCTCGGAGGACGACTCGGACTCGAAGAGGAACAGGTGGGGATAGCGGGCGTGCAGGGCGTCCACCGACTTGGCGGTGTTGTAGTTGAGGCCGAGGCCGTCGAGCTTGGCCAGGATCAGATCGCCCGGCGAGCCCGGGGCGGGCACGCTGCGGTGGCGGTGGGAGCCGATGACGATCGGGCGGGTGTCGTCGCAGGCCTTGATGGCGGCGATCAGCCGGTCGGCCATGGCGAGGCCGGAGGTCGAGGTGAACTCGGAGACCTCGTTGCCGATCGACCACGCGAGGACGGCGGGCGAGTTGCGGGCCGCCAGCACCATCTCGGTGACGTCCTTGTCGGCCCACTCGTCGAAGAAGCGGCCGTAGTCGTAGCGCGTCTTGGGCGAGCGCCAGCAGTCGAAGGCCTCCACCAGCATCACGATGCCCATCTCCTCGCAGACCTGGATCATCTCCGGCGAGGGCGGGTTGTGGGAGGTGCGGAAGGCGTTGACGCCCATCGACTTCATGAGGGTCATCTGTCTGC
Above is a window of Streptomyces sp. DT2A-34 DNA encoding:
- a CDS encoding glycoside hydrolase family 2 TIM barrel-domain containing protein, yielding MTVTRRSLLLASGAAPVAGALLTAPTARAAEAVESAGAGSGRRTVALRDGWRFALVNPGGITDPTGAYAGAAEPGHDDSGWREVAVPHDWSIEFAPTTEHGTTSGTGFFPGGLGWYRLAFTLPPGLAGKRISVEFDGVYMDSYVYCNGEEVGRHPYGYTGFAFDLTDLVHTDGSTENVLAVKVQNRLPSSRWYSGSGIYREARLVVTEPVHVERWGTDVTTPEITEERGVVRVRTSVVNASGTGADVEVVSRVVDPGGRTVARTSSTVPVTDKATETHELTVTEPKLWDSDTPHHRYTLKTELRVDGKVTDTYRTTFGFRTFRFDPDEGFHLNGAYTKIKGVDLHHDLGALGAAVSIDAIRRQMTLMKSMGVNAFRTSHNPPSPEMIQVCEEMGIVMLVEAFDCWRSPKTRYDYGRFFDEWADKDVTEMVLAARNSPAVLAWSIGNEVSEFTSTSGLAMADRLIAAIKACDDTRPIVIGSHRHRSVPAPGSPGDLILAKLDGLGLNYNTAKSVDALHARYPHLFLFESESSSETSTRGAYQEPERLNTGENHTPGRRSTSSYDNNLASWTMSGEYGHKKDRDRKWFAGQFLWSGIDYIGEPTPYDVFPVKASFFGAVDTAGFPKDMYHLFRSQWVDEPMVHLLPMTWNHREGDTVEVWAYSNVDTVELFLNGKSLGTRTFDTKRTVDGRAYLETTEATGDDKTFTDGPFPGSYTSPNGSAGKLHLTWKVPYRAGELKAVARRDGKVVATDVLRTAGAPKAVRLTADRKALAADGRSLVFVTAEVIDARGVVVPDTEDLIAFEVTGGSLAGLDNGREESAERYQASTRTAFCGKALAIVRSGTKAGSLKVTARAEGLRAGNVSVRTTPARSAALTPAAEFEPDCPTPANHPSADASYSGRPDTLPAAMLDGDPATGWSNGFLKAATALLPAFDGARPEDWVSVDFGRARTIDRVEVSFTVDAPHTLPASVVAEVWDGRRYVPVEGASVDWATASDAPSVITFDAVRGSRLRLILTSAHPGEPRGAIRISKLEAPAT